The sequence below is a genomic window from Sebastes fasciatus isolate fSebFas1 chromosome 11, fSebFas1.pri, whole genome shotgun sequence.
ttaaaatCAGAAGCTATGTTGTCATGTCATTATTTGCAGtgaattattattgatgcatattAACAACATGCTCAATATTGAGTCAGTTGTTCTGTTTGTTACAGTGCAGCAAGTttctttcattattaattaaatcCACATCAAATATGTTCAATGAAATGATTTACAGTTTGTCTCAACTAGAAAATAAAACTAGTCccaagttaaatttaacattcagCCTTCATCCCGACTGATGGAGCCGAGGTGTCATCATTTTATAGCAGTTGTAGCTTCAAAGCAGCTCTgctgtttgttcatgtgtgtAAACAACAGTGTCATCAGCGTAGAGCACGTGTCAAACTCAAGGCCCGCGGGCCGAATCCAGCATTTTATGCGGCCCGCCAGAGCTTGCAAAGAATATCATTTGCTTATCATACAATTCTATGCTGCATTACAGAAGTACGGTGTCCATAAACTACATGTTCCACAATGCATCTCGATTTTGTTACCTGCGCACTGAAGCGTCTCAGTATCAGCCGTTTCCAGCAGCGGCACTCTAGCAGAGTGATGTGGTCGCCAAAATGTCCAAGAGaaatgtttgtgtgaatataTGCGTACAGGAAACAGCTGAACAATCAAGTGTGCACCCTTGGTCTCACtactgaaaaacagtttaggGGAGAGGGATATGTCGCAAGGTGTTTTAACTCCTTAGTGAATCAGGAAGGGAGTGGTGAAATGTTGGTGTGTGGCCTggggttatgtgtgtgtgcgctgcccaCCGTCAGTGACGGCTACTCCGTCACATTGTTGTACCATCGTTCTGCCGCTCTCAActgtgaccaaaaaaaaaaaactttattattcACGTGAAAATTTTGATCTTTGATGGATGAGTAATGATGAGGGTTTCTTAATCTCATAAATTAATGGGATCTATGTTATAATAACACATggaaatgtgagtgtgtgtgtgtccacattcAGTATTTCTGTGTCTACGTACATGCATATATATCGATGCAcaagcatgtgtttttgttactgaactcattttttaaataaattgtacaATAGTTGTACACTTGAATGTCTGCTTGCAATAATTGTTCCTAGACTTCTGCTTTCAGATTTAGTTATTAATTAAGTTATTACTAAAACCAATAATAATCAAATGCAGAGGCAATTATGTAATATGATAAAGagtagatatatttatatagtctTACAGTTACAACCGGCCCTTTGAGGGCAACTATAATGCTGATGTGGCCCGGGATGAAATTgagtttgacagccctggtgtAGAGGTTTACATCCACACTGACACAGTTATAAAAGGGGGTCAGCACTGAAACTGGTGGGACACCCACACCTACTGACTTGTATAGAAgagctgtgtgtatatatttgctctttgttcagctttgttgtcaTTGTCTAGCTGTATGCTTATATTCATGTCTTCCTTGTTCTTTAGTTTAGTTCATGTGTGAAGGGACAGagctaattaataaatacacatggtATAAACAATGCCAGAATTAATcaaaaggctatttttcatctgttgttCCTGGCCAAGGTCTTACAGAAGAAATCCTAAAATacatcagaacaaaaacataaaacaggacatgcagtttaaaagttgtaaaaggacacacagttgttaaaagcagtagaaacagtagtgacatttatacatataaaacgACATTACAGACAAGCAGGACATCTAGATAGAAGCAGCAAAAAGAGAGTTTAGTGCTGGCATGTATTAATCATCCATTGCTTTAATTGGGTAATGAAAGATCTATAGGTGTTTAGTTGTCTGATATGAATTGTAATTATATTCCACTCTCTTGGCGCTGTGTGAAAGTGTATTCAGAGCTACTAAAAACCAGAGTCACATCACTTGTAGGTGTCAACAAACACGGCCGACGACGTTGATTCTGTTTCTGATTATTTGCTATGAAGCCAAACTGAAATCCATAAACACAAGTATGTTtataacacacagacactttaTTGAGAATGTTACACTGAATGAATTTGACAAATCTGACTCTGtataatgtattaaaaagaaacacaagaacagaaaaacactgtaaacaatcAAATATCTACCAGACAGCTAATGATTCATCTTAATGTTCTATTATTATACAAGTCACAATTAAAAGTGGAAATAAACAGCATCAAAATAACACTACACAGAATTTATACTGAGGAActgtaaatatatgtgtgtgtgtgtgtgtgtgtgtgtgtgtgtgtgtgtgtgtgtgtgtgtgtgtgtgtgtgtgtgtgcgtgtgtgtgcgtgtgtgtgcgtgtgtgtgtgtatttatatgttTAGGATGACAGTATCTAACCTGCCTTAAAAAGATTTTACAACGTGCGAGAGGCccagggttcaaatcccggacgagcccccaatttGTCACAACCTGGCTCTCAAGGCCATGACAAATAGGAAGACACACCGTGGTGACGAtaaaatcaatttatttatttaacaaaagtaGAGTAAATTATGCAGAACAAAAGGATTAAAAGGTATGGAGTGTgaatatcagtagtatcagtagtgtAAGGTGTGCATTGAGAATATAAatggtgtgtgcatgttgtaaaatgtataaaacaagcAAAAGATTAACCGAGGAGAACCTAAGGCCGCCACATGCCCAGCGATGGTGTCTgcggggaaagagagagagagaatgagtcaTGAGCCTAGGCTTTATAGGCTGGGAACACTGGGCCCAGGTGTTCCCAGAAGGCCCTAATGGCAGGTTAACAGGAACCCTACTATATAGGCGACAGCAGGGGTCGCCTCAACGTCATCATTGATATTTGTGAATAGTGATCAAAGTGATGAATGAGATGAATTGATGAGATTTGATGGTGAGAAAAGGCCAGTCAGTCAGCATGTGTGCAGTTGGTGGACGGTCCCTTGTTTCTGAGGATCATCAGCAGAGagagtccacagcagtacaccaGACTCTTCACTATCAGCACTGTGTACAGCACACAGAGCAGCTTCACCTTGCACTGAGACTGGAaggacactgacacacacagacagacacacagacactttaAATGATAGCATTGAAAATAAAAGGTGAAGTGCTGAAGGAAACATGGTGGTTGAAGGAGAGGCAGCAGGTGATCTTACAGTCAGCTTGCTGCAGAGCTGGCAGGTGTActggctctctctctggaggacaggaggctgctggagctggaacctctgaaacacaaaaggagtgacatgtttgGAGTTGCAGTGAGAAATGtcagtcctctgctcctctgctctctttgaCAGCGTCTCCACATGAAGCTGAATCACTGCTGAACACAGTCAGCGAGCCTTCATTACCTTGTTCTGCTGGGGCCTCCACTGTGCCCCCCTCGTGGTGGACGTAGCAGCGGTATTTATACGTGCTGTTCTCTGGCTGACGGATCAGCAAGATGCCGGCGGTGCGTCCCGGCTCTCTGAGCTCCAGCTGCTCTCTTCGTCTTTTCCAGGAGAACTGGACCAGAGGAGGAAACATGGCTGAGGCCAGACACAGCAGGGAGCTCTTCCCCTCCAGGTGGGCTCTGGATGCTGCTGGGTACACGCTCACCACGGGCTTCACTACCGGCTCATCTGAAGGTTGACAGCAGCAACaagcagcacagacacacattgaCACAGTCAGCTTACAGCACTGCACTGCATTCAGTGTGATCCTGGAAACTACATGGACTGTGATCACTAAACTACTCAGAGTTCACTACATACAGTCTACTGTATTCAGCTTCATATGGAACACACTCAGCATCTAATGGCAGCATGGGTTACAGAGCCGGTCCTGACCAATCTGGTGCCATAGGAAAGAGATCAGCCGGTGCCTCTCGCATCGCAGCCCATTCCACCACCAACCATTGTgttcatacactcacacagaaactACAGAGCTTCATGTTTTGACATTAAGCGATGCAGATCACACTCAAGAAAAACTGTGTAGCTCAAAATGATGGGGGGTGATGCTGCGGGCCACCCAGAACATACAGCCTATTTAATACACTATGTACTGATGATGTTGTGggctttttgttatgttttgaaataatagtattaaaataatattagtaaaaaacagttaaagttataaatttagatttttttgtctTCCCTCAATCGAGGCTCCCCTCTGGATAAAAGGAGACCCAGCATTCAGCTATACCACCTATGCCACGGGCCGGCTCTGATGGGTTATATGGGGACAAaagaacattatttatttaataattcttTATTTCTATGTACAAACTTTATTCACTATAATTTCATAATAATTTGAAATTTGATTTCCTATATTAGGgataatatacatataataaatgACATATTTACCTTCACATAGAATAGAGTCAAGTGACATTTAAcagattacattacatagatcataatactgtatatattttaccACTGTACAGTATAGCAACAAACCTATAAATAcatcaatagtgttttttaaatattttttttaacttttatacaCAACTACAATGACGTGTTAAGATATATGACATGTGAATACAAAatgctatttaaaataagattAAACCTTATTGATCCCCCTGGggaaatttaaatataatataataacttaatacacatattataataaattacttATTACTACCACCATATACATCACTGTAA
It includes:
- the LOC141776588 gene encoding immunoglobulin lambda-like polypeptide 1, coding for MPAASDTLNSRQVFVLLCFTVGGGGRWVPDIFGSGTKLYVTDEPVVKPVVSVYPAASRAHLEGKSSLLCLASAMFPPLVQFSWKRRREQLELREPGRTAGILLIRQPENSTYKYRCYVHHEGGTVEAPAEQEVPAPAASCPPEREPVHLPALQQADLSFQSQCKVKLLCVLYTVLIVKSLVYCCGLSLLMILRNKGPSTNCTHAD